The Cydia pomonella isolate Wapato2018A chromosome 20, ilCydPomo1, whole genome shotgun sequence genome contains a region encoding:
- the LOC133528991 gene encoding adenosine deaminase 2-like, translating into MRLIVIANVLCLLSADPSRARAIDDNKPINDYTHNRADLIELELHESVGGKLHLTEKEKAVNDILMRLKERELDNSFDNPQFFNFSRPYFTYKDDMKHSKVYQLMRRMPKGAALHVHSSLMLDADYLVKLTYEDHLYACLTEDDLKLHFSDAEPLRPCPVKWNLLSTLRHVSDDVAQFDAKLKEHFTLGTEDHMGFNTNVNEAWKQFNKVYYTIKSLINYRPVREKMFYQALQDFYNDNVMYIEVRSGLSSLYELDGTQHDKIYLATLYKEVTDKFIKENPDFIGIKIIVTRARSASMEQVRESINLARQLKKIMPNIFAGFDLVGQEDLGKPLRNFLPALLEAKDEINYYFHGGETNWYGTPTDENLFDAILLGSKRIGHGYALMKHPALIKAIHRKDIAIEVNVISNSVLSLVQDLRNHPLATYLALGLPVVLSSDDPGVWGAKPLSDDFYVGFVAIASKHADLRMLKQLAINSIRYSALDDKGKTKLFQSFEKKWNEFIDGVIVDSDALLKL; encoded by the coding sequence atgcGGCTTATTGTAATCGCGAATGTTTTGTGTTTGCTCTCCGCTGATCCGTCCCGCGCGAGAGCCATCGATGACAACAAACCAATTAATGATTACACGCACAACAGAGCAGATTTAATAGAACTGGAACTCCACGAATCTGTCGGAGGCAAACTGCATCTCACAGAAAAAGAAAAAGCCGTCAACGATATCCTCATGCGCTTGAAAGAGAGAGAACTGGACAACTCTTTTGATAACCCGCAGTTTTTTAACTTTTCTAGgccatattttacgtataaaGACGATATGAAGCACTCTAAAGTGTATCAATTGATGCGACGGATGCCGAAAGGGGCGGCGTTGCACGTGCACAGCTCCTTGATGCTCGACGCGGATTACTTGGTGAAGCTGACGTATGAGGACCACTTATACGCTTGTCTCACAGAGGACGATTTAAAATTACACTTCTCCGACGCTGAGCCGCTGCGACCTTGCCCGGTTAAATGGAATCTCCTGAGCACACTCAGACACGTATCCGATGACGTAGCCCAATTTGACGCAAAATTAAAGGAACACTTCACTTTAGGCACCGAAGACCATATGGGATTTAATACAAATGTGAATGAAGCGTGGAAACAGTTCAACAAAGTTTATTACACGATTAAATCTTTGATAAACTATAGACCTGTCagagaaaaaatgttttaccaAGCTTTACAGGACTTTTACAATGACAATGTTATGTATATTGAAGTGCGTAGCGGTTTATCAAGCTTGTACGAGCTAGATGGCACTCAgcatgataaaatatatttagctACTCTTTATAAGGAAGTTACGGACAAATTCATCAAGGAAAATCCAGATTTTATCGGAATAAAGATTATCGTTACCAGAGCCCGTTCAGCAAGTATGGAACAAGTGCGTGAATCTATAAACTTGGCTCGTCAGTTAAAGAAGATCATGCCAAACATATTCGCTGGTTTCGATCTCGTTGGCCAAGAAGACTTGGGAAAACCTTTAAGAAATTTCTTGCCAGCTCTATTAGAAGCCAAGGATGAGATAAATTATTACTTCCACGGTGGTGAGACCAACTGGTACGGGACTCCAACGGACGAGAATCTTTTTGATGCTATATTGCTGGGGTCTAAAAGGATAGGACACGGGTATGCGCTGATGAAGCACCCAGCTCTTATTAAAGCCATCCACCGTAAAGACATAGCTATAGAAGTGAATGTGATATCAAACTCGGTGTTGTCCTTAGTCCAGGACCTGCGAAACCATCCCCTGGCGACGTACCTGGCGCTGGGGCTCCCCGTGGTGCTGTCGAGCGACGACCCCGGCGTGTGGGGCGCGAAGCCTCTGTCAGACGACTTCTACGTAGGTTTTGTGGCCATCGCCAGTAAACACGCCGACTTAAGGATGCTGAAGCAACTGGCGATCAACTCTATAAGGTACAGTGCTTTAGATGACAAGGGAAAAACGAAGTTATTCCAATCATTTGAGAAGAAATGGAACGAGTTCATTGATGGTGTTATAGTTGATAGTGATGCTCTACTAAAATTGTGA